A segment of the Gemmatimonadales bacterium genome:
CTGTCCGTTGCTGGTGCCCGTTTCTCACGTCGCTATCGTTTCCCACCGCTGCTCGTCGCTACCCATCGCTTGGACCAAGCGATATGCTTGGCGGCGCACCCTCCATAGCAGGCCGTGAATGGCAGACCTCCGCGAGCAGCTCCAGAGCGGGTTGGCTGACCGCTACCGCATCGAGCGTGAGCTTGGGCGCGGTGGGATGGCCACGGTCTACCTCGCGCAGGACCTCCGCCACAAGCGGCCGGTTGCGCTCAAAGTCCTGCACCCGGAACTGGCCTTGACGCTCGGTCCCGAGCGCTTCCAGCGCGAGATCGAGACCGTCGCCCGGCTCCAGCACCCCCACATCCTCACCGTACACGATTCCGGGGAGTCGGCCGGGCAGGTCTGGTATACCATGCCCTACGTGGAAGGCGAATCGCTGCGGGACCGGCTCCGCCGCGAGCGACAGCTGCCGCTGGCGGACGCCCTCCAGATCACCCTGGAAGTGGCCGACGCGTTGGGCTATGCCCACCGGCACGGGATCGTCCACCGAGACATCAAGCCCGAAAATATTCTCCTGACCGAGGGCCACGCGCTGGTGGCCGATTTTGGCGTGGCTCGCGCGCTCGTGAGCGCCGGCGGGGCGCAGCTGACCGAGACCGGCAGCGCGGTGGGCACGCCGGCCTATATGAGCCCAGAGCAGTCGATGGCGGACCGGAGCCTCGATGGCCGCTCCGACCTCTACAGCGTGGGATGCGTGCTCTACGAGATGCTCACCGGGGAGGCCCCGTATACCGGCCCCTCGGCCCAGGCCGTCATCGCCAAGCGCCTGATGGACCCCGTGCCGTCGGCACGCAGACTTCGGGAAACCGTTCCAGCCGGGGTAGATGAGGCCCTGCAGCGAGTCTTGGCCAAGGCTCCGGCCGACCGATTCGTCACGGCGGCCGAGTTCGCTCGGGCGCTGCAAGCGGGCGTCGCCTCACCGGCGGCAATCCCGACTGTGCCGCCGGCTTCCGTTGCGTGGGCAGGGAGACGCCGCTCGGTGGCCCCGGATGGGACGTACCGGCGAAGGATGCCGGTGGTCGCGGCGGCACTAGGCCTCGGGTTCGTCATCGGGCTTGGCGTGTTGTTCGCCTGGCGGCGGAGTCACCCGCGCCCGGAGGAAACCGGCGATGCCAAGGTGCTGGCGGTGCTCCCGTTCGAGAACCTGGGCGACTCGTCGCAGGCTTACTTCGCTGACGGCGTGGGCGATGAGGTCCGGGGCAAGCTGTCGCAGCTCGGTGGCGTCGCGGTCATCGCCCGGACCAGCTCGAACGGGTACCGGCACACGAGCAAGCCCCCGCAGCAGATCGCCCACGAACTGGGGGCCGAGTACCTGCTAACCGCCACCGTCCGTTGGGAAAAGCATCCTGATGGCACCAGTCAGGTCAGGGTCAGTCCCGAGTTGGTCCGGGTCACCCCCGGCGCGGCTCCGACAACGAGGTGGCAACAGGGATTCGATGCGGCGCTGACCGACGTGTTTCAGGTGCAGGCGGAGATCGCTGGCCAGGTGGCACAGGCGCTCAATGTCGCGCTCGGTGACAGCGCCAAGCACCAACTCGCCACGCGGCCGACGCAGAGCCTCCCTGCCTACGACGCCTTCCTGCGGGGCGAGGCCGCCACGCAGGGGATGACCACGCTCGACCCGAAGAGTCTCCGCCAGGCGATTGCGGCCTACGAGCAGGCGCTGGCGCTTGATTCGACCTTTGTCGAGGCGTGGGCGCAGCTCAGCCGGGCAGAGGCATATCTGTATTCCAGTCTCTCGGCCATCCCGGCCACCGGTGATGCGGCCCGCCGCGCCGCCGAGCGCGCACTGACGCTCGCCCCTACGCGCTCCGAGGGCCACCAGGCCCTTGGCGCGTACTACGGTTACGTAGTCGCGGATAAGCCCCGTGCCTACGCCGAGGACAGCACGGCACTCGCCCTGGCACCGGGTAACGCCGACATTCTCTGGGCCGTGGGGTTCGACGAACACGCGCTCCAGCGATGGGAGGCGGCACGCTCACACCTGGAACAGGCGGTCCGGCTCAATCCCCGCTCAAGCATTACCGTCCACCAGCTCGGGCTACTGTTGGTTTGTCTCCGCCAATATCCCGAGGCCGAGCGGGTTCTCGATCACACGCTCCAGCTCCTCCCGGCGGACCTTATAGTGCGCGAGGATCGGGCGATAGCGGCGCTGGCGCAGGGCGACCTCGCCCAGGCCCAGGCCATCATTAATGCAGCCCCCAAGGAGGTGGATCCCACGGCGCTGGTCGCGTCCGTGGCGAGCTACCTGGACCTCGTCTGGGTGCTGGACGAGGCCCAGCAGCGGCTGCTGCTGCGGCTAAGGCCCAGCGCGTTCGACGACAATCGCGCGAGCTGGGGGATCATGCTCGCCCAGACCTATGCCGTCCAGGACGACACGGCCAAGGAGCGCGTGTACGCTGATTCGGCCCGTCTAGCCTACGAGCAGCAGCTTGACGACTCGTCCCAGGGTTCCTCGACCACCACCTCGACATTCGACACTCAGCGACTCGCCTTCCTCGGTCTCGCGCTCGCCTACCTAGGAAACAAGGCCGCGGCGATCCGGGAAGGCCAGCGCGGCGTGGCGCTGTCCCCAATCAGCCGCGATGCTTTTGTGGGACCCTACATCCAGCTTCAGCTCGCCCGCATCTACATCCTCGTCGGCGAGCCCGAGAAGGCCCTCGACCAACTGGAGCCGCTGCTCAAGATCCCCTACTACCTCTCGCCCGGCTGGCTCCGGATCGATCCCAACTTCGCCCCGCTCCGGGGCAGCCCGCGCTTCGAGCGGCTGGTAAAGGGGCCGTAGTATTCACCAGGGATCGCGGTTGAGGTTAGGCTTGGGTTAGGATTGCGCGAAAGTCGCAGCCGAATTTCCTTTCGCCTGTCGACAGGCCTGGATGGGATTCGGAGGCACTTGCGCTCTGCGCGAAAGCTGTGCTTTCGCGGTGTTGGTCTCGAAAACCGGTATACCCGTAAGGGTATCGTGGGTTCGAATCCCGCCCTGTCCGTTTATTCTCCCGTCACGTCGTACTAAACCCTTGGCCGCACCATCGCCCTGGCCGTCCCGTCAGCCGTGGCGAGCCCTGCGCCACGCACAGGCGAGTTCGCCAGACGAGTATGCCTCCTCGACATTCTCTGCTTGGCTGGATCACACTCCTGCTGCTGGCAGCATGCGGCCGTTCTCCCGCCGGCTCTCCCCCTCCCGCTCCGCAGAACAAGCCGGCCGTCTTCCGCCTCGAGGTCCTTTCCGCCTCGTTCAAGGAGGATAGCGCCCGAGCTCTCCCCATAGGGTGGCCCAGATTCCGGTCAGACCCTGTGTTGTCAGTGGAAGTACCGGATCTACGGCCGGGCGATATCCTGCTGGTGACATCCGGCTATACCGTGATCAATGAGGTCGAGGGCACCAATATCGGGCTCGCGACGAGCATCTATCTGGCCGACCATTCCGGCGGCTTCAAGAGCGGTGATCGAGAGATCCTGGTGCTCGGCTCACCCAACATCGTGCAGTGGCGACCTCTGTTCCAGCACTATGCCACACCGACGTTGACCGCGGTCTACCGAGTCGCATCGGGCGACGAAAAGCTACGGTACATCAACCTTGTCACCTGGATCGGCACCGACGACCCGAAGGCCCGAGGCCGTTCGAACGTTCTGCAGCGGGCTCGGTTGGACGTGATGCACTTCTCTCAGTTGAAGCATCCCTGAACCGTCCCGGTGCCGCGAGGCGCAGTGCCGGACTTCCTCCCGCTCCTGTTCACGACTTGATTGCCGATGGCAGCGGCGTACCGTCGAGCCGCGGCCGGTCCCGGTGTTGCAGGAGGGCGCACGAGTCGTTCCACCCGCCTCTGCTGGATTGTGATCGCCGCCTGGATCGTGATCGGCGTGGCGGCTGGCTTCCGCGCGCCCCACACCCCTAGGCTGCTGGCCGGCCGGGGCGGTAGCAAGCTGCCCAGTGAGTCGCAGTGGGCTGACTCGCTCGTGGCGGTCCGATTCCCCCGGCCGGTGGCCGAGCTCTTCGCGGTGACGGTGACCGCACCCGGGCCTTTCGATCGGTCCGGTCCCCGGCTGGTGCGCGACTCACTGCTCGCCGCGCTCGGTCGGCAGCCCTACGTCCGGGGCACGCTGTCGCGCCGCTCGGCGGAGGATTCCACCTTCCAGAGCCGCGACCAGCGGACCGCTCTCTTCCTCATCGCGTTTCAACTGCCGCCCGAGCGCCTCGGTCCGCTGGTGGATCCGGTCCGCGACGTCCTGCGCCGGACGCTGACCCGGCTGCCGGGAGGCTCCGGCTATCGGGTGCTAGTCACCGGCCGCTCGCCGCTCGACCTGGATGAGCGCCGCCTGATCGCGGACGACAGTCGGCGGGGTGAGCTACGCGTGCTCCCGCTGACGTTGACCATCCTCGTCCTCGCCTTCGGTGCGGTGGCGGCGGCCATGCTGCCGCTCGGCATCGGCGTGCTGGGCGTACTGGTCGCGCTGGCGGTGATCGGGCTGCTCGCCAATGTGTTCGAGCTCTCGGTGGTGGCCTTGACCATCGTGACCATGATCGGCCTCGGAGTGGGTATCGATTATTCGCTGCTGGTGGTGACCCGGTTCCGGGAGGAGCTGGCTACCGGGCTGACTCCGACGGCGGCCGTGGGCCGGACGGTGCGGACCGCTGGCCGGGCCGTCGCGGTCTCGGGAGCCACGGTCATTCTGGGCTTCGTCGCGCTGTTGCCGACCCCGCTGCTGGAGACTCGGACCGTGGGGTGCGCCGGGATCGTCGCCGTGCTGGTGATGATGCTGCTGACCACCACGCTGCTGCCCGCGATGCTGGCGCTCGCCGGCTCGCGGATCGACTGGCCCCGCTGGCTCGCGCGGCGCCTCGCCTGGTACCATGGCCGACGCGGCTGGGAATGGTGGGCCCGCACGATCGGCCGGCGGCCCGCGGCCTCGCTCGCCGCCGGGCTGGTGCTCCTGGCGCTGCTGGTTTACCCCGTGCTCCACATCCGGATCGGCCTGCCCGCCCGCGACTGGTGGCCGGCCGGAACCGAGGCGGGGCAAGGGGCCATGATGCTGGAGCGGATGGGGCTGGCCGGGGTGATCCAGCCGATCCACGTGGTGGTCGAGCTGCCGCAGGGACAACGATTCGGCTCGGCACGGGCGCTCCGGGGGCTTCGGGTCCTCTCCGACTCGCTCAAGTCCGATCCCCGCATCAGCACCGTGAAGAGCATCGTCGATCTCAAGCCCGGGACGTCTCTCCTGGCCTATTCGCTGCTCTACAGCGATCTGAAGGCCGCACGGCAGGAGTATCCGGACTTCCTCGATGCCTACCTCAGCCAGGATGCCGCCACGGCACTGGTCGACGTCGTCGTGTCGGACACCACATCGCTCACGTCGGTGATGGACGTTGTGCGCCACATTCGGAGGCTGGGCAACGCTGGCGCGCGAGGGCTGGCGGGCGCGCGCATCTCGGTCGGTGGCTACGCCGCTTCCAACGTGGACTTCCAGCAGGAGCTGTTGCGCCGCTTCCCCATCCTGATCGCGCTGATCCTGGGCTCGACCGCCGTCATGTTGGGGCTGGTCTTCCGCTCGGTGCTGATCCCGATCAAGGCGATCGTGCTGAACACCCTGTCCGTCGCGGCTACCTTCGGCATGATCGTGCTGGTGTTTCAGGATGGATTCGGGTCCCGGTACCTGGGACTGAGCGGCCCCACGGCGGCCATCTTCGTAGTCGTCCCGGTGACCGTGTTCGCCGCCGTGTTCGGGCTCAGCATGGACTACGAGGTCTTCCTGCTGAGCCGGATACGCGAGGAGTTCATCCGCACCGGCGATCCCACCCGGGCCACCACCGACGGCCTCAGCGCGATTGCGTCAACCATCACCTCCGCTGCGCTGATCATGGTGATCGTGTTCGGCTACTTCGCGTTCGCCAACGTGCTCCTGCTGCAGTTCCTGGGCTTCGGGCTGGCGGTGGCGGTGTTCCTGGACGCCACCCTGATCCGGATGCTTCTGGTGCCGGCAATCATGAACATGGCGGGACGCTGGAACTGGTGGCCCGGTGTACGGGACAGGGCAGGCTAGTCGCTGGAGCTCGGGCCAAGGCTCCCGGTCTGGACCAGCCGGATCAGCGCGGGCCCGATCGCTTCCAGCGGGAGCACCGCGTCGGCGTGGCTGGTCGCGATCGTCGCTCTGGGCATCGAGAAGACCTGAGAGGTGGCCTCGTCCTGCGCCAGCACCACCCCACCCGCGAGGCCGACCGAGCGGGCCCCCTCCGCACCGTCATCGCCGCCGCCGGTCAGAACGACCGCGATGACCCGGTCGCGATGGACCTCGGCGGCGGTGAGGAAGAGTGGGTCCGCGGCGGAGTGGGTGTGGTGAATAAGGGTGCCGTCGTCGGCCAGGCCGAACGTGCCGTCGGGGGTGATCGAGAGGTGTCGGTCGGGCGGCGCCAGGTAAATGGTTCCGGGTTGCGGAGCCTCCCCGGCTTCCGCCGTCTTCACGCACAGTGTGGTATAGCGGCCGAGGACGTGCGCGAGCATGTTGGGGAGGTGGGTCGAGCGGTGCTGGACCACGGCCACGGGCACCGGAAACCATGCGGGCAGCCCGCTAAGAATGGTGCCGAGCGCATCCACACCGCCGGCGGATGCGGCCATCACGACCAGGTCGAAACGTCGAGTGGTCTCGCTGCTTGACCTGGGCGAGGCGGAGCCTGGAGCCATAACGGCCTTCTACCTGAGCCACCAGGCGGGGAGAGAATGTGGCGAGAGCTGATAATATACCTCATTTGACCGGGCCCCGCCCGGCTTCTGCTGCTTTCCCGACGGATCGTGAGCACCCATGGCCTCACTCGACGCGCAGCTTCTGGCCGACGAGCAGATCGTCCGGCGCGCCCGGCCCCACTGGATCGTGTTCGGAGGGCCCCTCCTCCTCGGGCTGGCCGGCGTGGCGCTCGGCGTCGCCCTCCAGGTCACCCAGCGCCACTACTGGTACGTCGGCGCGGGCGTGGTTGGACTGGCGCTGCTCGGCGCGATCGGCCCGACGCTCCGCTACCTGAGCTCCGAGTTCGCTATCACCGATAAGCGCATCGTGGCGCGGTTCGGGCTGCTGCACCGCCGGTCGCTGGAGACCCTGCTGAGCAAGATCGAGGCGATCGAGGTGGAGCAGGACCTCACCGGCCGGCTGTTCGGCTATGGCACATTGGTCGTTATCGGCACCGGCGGTACCCGGGAAAGCATCCCCCGGATTCCCGCGCCGCTGGAGTTTCGCCGGGACGTGCAGAGCCAGATCGTGGCGTTGGACGACCGCCGCTCCCGCGCAGCCGCGCCGCAGGCTGCCCTACGCGAAGAGCGTGAGTGTCCCTACTGCGCCGAGCGGATCCTGACGCGCGCCAGGATCTGCCGGTTCTGCGGGCGGGATGTCGAGCCCCTCTGACGCGCTGGTCGGCTGCATCGTCGGCCAGGCACTGGGTGACGCGCTCGGCTTCGTGGTGGAGGCGGAGCCGCCCGAGGTGGCCGAGGAATACGTCCGCGGGTGCCTCCTGGCGGGCCGTGCCGGCGAGCGGACGCCCAGAGGCTTCGGCTTTGGCCAGTACACCGACGACACCCAGCTCGCCCGCGAGCTCCTGAGGAGCTTTGCCGAGAGTGCCGGCTGGAGCCCGGCTGCGTTCGCAATCCGTCTGTCGGACCTCTTCCGTGACGGACTGGATATCGGCGCGGGCCCGGGCACTCGGGCGGCAGCCGGCCGGCTCCTCCACGGGGTTCCCTGGACGGAATCGGGCACGCCCGCGCCCTATGCCGGAAACGGGAGCGCCATGCGCGCGGGTCCGCTCGGCCTGCTCTTTCCCGGCAAGCCCGACGAGATGCAGCGGGCGGTCCGGGAGCAGAGCCGGATCACCCACCTCGATCCCAGGTCGGCGGCAGGGGCAGCAGCCGTGGCGGGGGCGGTTGCGCTGGCCAGCGAGTCTGGCCCGATCGTCCGCGAGGAATTCCTCGAGCGGCTGGCCGACTGGACCGCGCCGGAGGATGCCTCCATGGCGGATGCCATCCGCGGGCTGCACGAGTGGGCCAGCCTCGCACCCGATGCCGCCGCACAGCATCTGCACCGCGCCGGCCTCGACCCGGCCCATACGGGTGCCTGGATGGGGATCTCGGCGTTCGTCGTCCCCAGCGTGCTGTGGAGTCTCTACGCCTTCCTCCGCTCCCCGGACGACTACTGGACCACCGTCTGCACCGCCATCCGGGTCGGCGGGGACACCGATACCATGGCCGCCATGGCTGGCGCGGTAAGCGGCGCGCGGCTCGGTGTGGCTGCCATGCCGGAGCCGCTGGTGCAGGTACTCAACGACCGCGGCACCTGGCGGGCAAAGGAGCTGGCCCAGGTCGCGCGCGACTGCGCGCGGGTTCTCACCTCCTCCGGCCGCGTGTTATAGTTGCCGGCAGCGTCTCCTCCGTTCGCTGCCATTCGCCCGCCGAGGCCGTCATGCCCCACGGCAGGATCTACCAGGATGTGGTCGAGACCGTCGGGAACACGCCGCTCATCAGGCTGAACCGGTTGGGCGCCGGTCTGCCGGGGCGGATCGTGCTGAAGCACGAGGGCTACAATCCGTTCAACTCGGTGAAGGACCGGATCGGCGCCGCGATGATCAACGACGCGGTCGAGAAAGGGCGTCTCCGGCCCGGCATGATCATCGTGGAGGCCACCAGCGGCAACACCGGCATCGGGCTGGCCTACGTCGCGGCCGTCCGGGGCTATCGCTGCATCTTCACCATGCCGGAGACGATGACGCTGGAGTGCCGGCACATGCTCCGCGCGCTGGGCGCCAAGGTCGTGCTCACCGAAGGGCCCAAGAGCATGAAGGGGGCGATCGCGCGGGCAGAAGAGATCCTGGACCAACTGGGAGATCGCGGGTGGATGCCGCGCCAGTTCGACAACCCGGCCAACCCGGCCGTCCACTACGCCACCACCGGCCCGGAGATCTGGACCGACACCGAGGGGAAGATCGACGTCTTCGTCTCCGGGGTGGGGACCGGCGGCACCATCACCGGCGCGGGACGCTACCTGCGGGAGAAGCATCCGGGCATTCACATCGTGGCGGTGGAACCGGCGGAGAGCCCGGTTCTGTCCGGCGGACAGCCGTCGTCCCACAAGCAGCAGGGAATCGGCGTGGGGTTCATCCCAGGCAACCTCGACACCAGGATCTACGACGAGGTGATCCGGGTCGGCAACGACGACGCGATCGCCACCACCCGCCGGCTGGCCCGCGAGGAGGCGATCTTCGCCGGGATCTCCACCGGCTCGATCACCTGGGCCGCACTGCAGGTGGCGGGACGGGCGGAGAACGCCGGGAAGCTGATCGTCTCCATCACCTGCGACTTCGGGGAACGCTATCTCTCGAATCCGGTCTACTCGGAGCTGGGGGAGGTGGAGGTGGAGATAGGGTAGGCAGGGTGGGGCAAGGTGGGGCAGGGTGAGGCAGGGTGGGGCAAGGTGAGGCAGAGTGGGGCAAGGTGAGGCAGAGTGGGGCAAGGGAAAAAGTTGAACGCTCTCTACCCTCCGCACGCAGCCTCACCTCACCCTGCCTCACCTTGCCCCACCTTCCCCATTATCTTCCGCCTTTTCCCATCCACCCCCATTCGAGGCCCACGCTCACGTGACCACTCCTGCACGCACCCTTCTCGGGGCACCCAACCCGCCCGAGCGGGTCGACACCATCTTCGGCGCCGACATTTTCTCCCCCGCCGTAATGCGCCAGCGACTTCCTAAAGAGGTCTACCGCAGCCTGCTCCGCACCATCCAAAAGGGCGAGCCGCTCGACCCCGCCGTCGCTGATGTCGTCGCCGCCTGCATGAAGGATTGGGCCATCGAGAACGGCGCCAGTCACTACACCCATTGGTTTCAGCCGCTCACCGGCCTCACCGCCGAGAAGCACGATTCGCTGGCCGCGCCGGACGGGAACGGGGGCGTGGTGTTCAACTTCTCCGGCTCCGAGCTGGTGCAGGGCGAGCCGGACGCCTCCAGCTTCCCCTCCGGCGGCATCCGGGCCACCTTCGAGGCCCGCGGCTACACCGCCTGGGACGCCACCAGTCCCGCGTTTCTCATGCGGGGCGACAACAACGTCACCCTCTGCATTCCGACCGCGTTCGTCTCCTGGACCGGCGAGGCGCTCGACACCAAGATCCCGCTGCTCCGCTCGGTCGAAGCGCTCTCTCGCCAGGCCGTTCGGATCCTCAAGATCTTCGGCACCGATGAGGGCGTTTCCCGGGTCTACACCACGGTGGGCGCGGAGCAGGAGTATTTCCTGGTTGACCGGGACCTCTACTTCAAGCGTCCTGATCTGCTGATCTCCGAGCGTACCCTCTTCGGTGCCAAGCCGCCCAAGGGACAGCAGCTGGAGGACCACTACTTCGGCACCATCCCGCGCCGGGTCCTGGCGTTCATGGCGGAAGCGGAGAACGAGCTCTACCGCCTCGGCGTACCGGTCAAGACCCGGCACAACGAAGTGGCCCCGGGTCAGTACGAGATCGCGCCGCTGTTCGAGCCCAGCCACATCGCGAGCGACCACCAGATGCTGATCATGGAGACGCTCAAGCGGGTGGCGCCGCGCTACGGCCTCCAGGCGTTGCTGCACGAGAAGCCGTTCGCCGGAGTGAACGGGTCCGGCAAGCACAACAACTGGTCGATGTCCACCAACACCGGAGTCAACCTGCTGGATCCCCAGGACGAGACCCACACCAACATGCAGTTCCTGGTGTTCCTGGTGGCCACCATCCGGGCGGTGGACCTGCATGCGGATCTGCTGCGTGCGTCCATAGCCTCGGCCGCCAACGACCACCGGCTCGGGGCCAACGAGGCGCCTCCGGCGATCATCTCCATCTTCCTGGGGAAGATGTTGACCGACATCCTGGAGCAGGTGGAGCGCGGTCTGCCCAAGCGGACCATTCGTGGAGGGACCCTGGATCTCGGGGCCACCACGCTGCCTCAGCTGCCGCGCCACTCGGGCGACCGCAATCGCACCTCGCCGTTCGCCTTCACCGGCAACAAGTTCGAGTTTCGCGCGGTAGGATCGAGCGCCAGCATCGCGTGGCCCAACACGGTGCTCAACACCATCGTGGCGGAGTCGCTCGACTACGTGGCCGGCGAGCTGGAGCGCGCGGTCGGTGGCCGGCCCACGCCGGTCCGGCTGCAGGCGGCAGTCCTCTCGGTGCTCAAGAAGCTGATCAAGCAGCACAAGCGGGTCATCTTCGATGGCGACAACTACTCCGAGGAGTGGCACGCGGAAGCGGCCACCCGTGGCCTGCCCAACCTCAAGGACTCGGTGGCCGCCTTCCAGGTCCTGCGCGCCCGGAAGAACGGCGACCTGTTCCGCAAGTATGGTGTGCTCACCAAGCCGGAGTACGACTCCCGGATCCACGTCGCCATCGAGAAGTACGTGAAGCAGCTGGGAATCGAGGCGGAAACGATGGTGACCATCGCCAAGTCGCAGATCCTGCCCGCGGCGCTGGCGCACCAGCGGCGGGTGGCGGACGCGGTGGCCGCGACCAAGGGAGCGGGCGTCAATGACGCCGATTCGGTCCAGGCGCTCCGCGAGCTGGTCGATCTGGTGAGCGAGTTCCGGGCGCGCACGGCGGAGGTCGAGCGGCTGGCGGCCCATCACGAGAGCGATGGGGCCCGCCACGCGGCCCAGATCAACGGCGAGCTCAAGCCGGCAATGGCGCGTCTCCGGGAGAGCGGCGATACGCTGGAGACCCTCGTCGCGGCCGACCTGTGGCCGCTACCGGTCTACCGGGATCTGTTGTTCTTGAAGTGAGGTTGCGAGAAGCGCTGCCAGCCTCCGTGGCACACTGCCACGGAGGCTGGCTCGTTACACGGGCCAGGTGGCCGGCCGCACCTTGGTGAGCAGAAAGAGCTCCGACGGAATTCCCGCTGGCGTCAGGACGCCGGCCATCGCCTGGAAGGCCAGGATCTCCTCCGGGGAGGTATCGGGATCGAAGTAGACCGCCAGCGCCTCGACCAGCACGGCCCGGTCCGGGCGGGTAAGCCCTTCGATCCAGGGGTTGGGCTCCGACATCCGGCGGGTCTCCAGCCGGACCCGGACCGCACCATCCAGCCAGCAGGGGAGCGTCGCCAGCTCGGTGAGCATAGGCTCACTCAGGAGCAAGCTCTCACCACTGGGAGTCACGGCACCGAATCGCAGTTTGCCGCGCTCGTTGCGGCGGTGAATGACGGTGCCCCAGCGGAAGCGGGGAAGCCCCTGCTGGTACCAGTCCAGAACACGGTGGAGTTGCTCGCGCAGCTCTTCGACGACCAGAGGTGATTGCATGATCGGCTACCACAGTGGAAAAGGTTGCCGGAATCGCCCAGGGGAAGGCGGTAACCGCCACATTCTGCAGAATGCGGGCCAATTCGCCCGCCGGGCGCCCCTGGCGCCGCCTTCCGCGGGCAGGCACATTCCGCCCGCGGCCCCGGGAGCCCACCGACGGGGTCCGGCCGCGCCACCTCAATGACCAGCCACGCCTACCCGGACTCCCACGTCTTCTACCGGAAGCTGACGCGGTCCTATCCGCGCATCGTCCGGGGGGAAGGGTGCTGGCTGTTCGATGCGGAAGGCCGCCGCTACCTCGACGGATGCGGCGGCGCGTTCGTGGCGAATGTGGGCCATGGCGTCGGAGAGATCGCCGATGCGATGGCCCGGCAGGCCGCCCAACTGGCCTATGTGAACGGCACCGCGTTCACCCATGACGCTGTCGAGGAACTGGCCGCCGCGCTCGCCGCGCGCTCGCCGGGCGACCTGGAGCTGGTCTATCCCCTGTCCAGCGGGTCCGAGGCGGTGGAAGCCGCCCTCAAGCTGGCCCGCCAGTATTGGGTCGAGGCAGGCTGCACCGGCAAGCACAAGGTCATCGCCCTCACACCGGGCTACCACGGGAACACGCTCCTCGCCCTCTCCGCTTCCGGCCGGGAGCACTACCGAACCTACTTCCACGAATGGCTGGTGGACGTGGTGCGGGTCCCCGCACCGTACCCCTACCGATGCGAATGTGCGGGTTCGCCGCCGTACTGCCCGGCCTGCAGCGGGGAGGCGGTGGAAGCCGCGATCGTCGGTCAGGGCAGCGCCAGCGTGGCCGCGGTCATCGCCGAGCCGGTGGGCGGATCTTCGACCGGGGCCTCGGTCCCGCCGCCCGAGTACTGGCGGCGGGTTCGTGAGGCCTGCACCCGGCACTCGGTGCTGCTGATCGCGGACGAGGTGCTCACGGGGGCGGGCCGAACCGGAACGTGGTCAGCGCTGGAGCCGTACGGAGTGGTGCCGGACCTGATGACGCTGGGCAAGGGCATCAGTGGCGGCTATGCTCCGCTGTCGGCCGTGATCGCGCCGCGGCGGCTGGTGGACGTGCTGGCCGGCGGGTCGGGCGGGCTGCTTCATGCGCAGACCTACTCCCATCATCCCGTGCTGTGTGCGGCTGGTGTGGCCACCCTGCGCTATCTGCGTCACCACAAGCTGGTCGAGCGATGCGCCGCGATGGCGCCGCTCTTCCACGGGCGGCTGGCGGCGCTCAAAGATCTCCCGTTCGTGGGTGATGTGCGTGGCCGCGGGCTGCTGGCAGGCATCGAGTTCGTCGCCGACCAGTCCACCCGCGCCCCCTT
Coding sequences within it:
- a CDS encoding protein kinase, with the protein product MADLREQLQSGLADRYRIERELGRGGMATVYLAQDLRHKRPVALKVLHPELALTLGPERFQREIETVARLQHPHILTVHDSGESAGQVWYTMPYVEGESLRDRLRRERQLPLADALQITLEVADALGYAHRHGIVHRDIKPENILLTEGHALVADFGVARALVSAGGAQLTETGSAVGTPAYMSPEQSMADRSLDGRSDLYSVGCVLYEMLTGEAPYTGPSAQAVIAKRLMDPVPSARRLRETVPAGVDEALQRVLAKAPADRFVTAAEFARALQAGVASPAAIPTVPPASVAWAGRRRSVAPDGTYRRRMPVVAAALGLGFVIGLGVLFAWRRSHPRPEETGDAKVLAVLPFENLGDSSQAYFADGVGDEVRGKLSQLGGVAVIARTSSNGYRHTSKPPQQIAHELGAEYLLTATVRWEKHPDGTSQVRVSPELVRVTPGAAPTTRWQQGFDAALTDVFQVQAEIAGQVAQALNVALGDSAKHQLATRPTQSLPAYDAFLRGEAATQGMTTLDPKSLRQAIAAYEQALALDSTFVEAWAQLSRAEAYLYSSLSAIPATGDAARRAAERALTLAPTRSEGHQALGAYYGYVVADKPRAYAEDSTALALAPGNADILWAVGFDEHALQRWEAARSHLEQAVRLNPRSSITVHQLGLLLVCLRQYPEAERVLDHTLQLLPADLIVREDRAIAALAQGDLAQAQAIINAAPKEVDPTALVASVASYLDLVWVLDEAQQRLLLRLRPSAFDDNRASWGIMLAQTYAVQDDTAKERVYADSARLAYEQQLDDSSQGSSTTTSTFDTQRLAFLGLALAYLGNKAAAIREGQRGVALSPISRDAFVGPYIQLQLARIYILVGEPEKALDQLEPLLKIPYYLSPGWLRIDPNFAPLRGSPRFERLVKGP
- a CDS encoding MMPL family transporter, which encodes MIAAWIVIGVAAGFRAPHTPRLLAGRGGSKLPSESQWADSLVAVRFPRPVAELFAVTVTAPGPFDRSGPRLVRDSLLAALGRQPYVRGTLSRRSAEDSTFQSRDQRTALFLIAFQLPPERLGPLVDPVRDVLRRTLTRLPGGSGYRVLVTGRSPLDLDERRLIADDSRRGELRVLPLTLTILVLAFGAVAAAMLPLGIGVLGVLVALAVIGLLANVFELSVVALTIVTMIGLGVGIDYSLLVVTRFREELATGLTPTAAVGRTVRTAGRAVAVSGATVILGFVALLPTPLLETRTVGCAGIVAVLVMMLLTTTLLPAMLALAGSRIDWPRWLARRLAWYHGRRGWEWWARTIGRRPAASLAAGLVLLALLVYPVLHIRIGLPARDWWPAGTEAGQGAMMLERMGLAGVIQPIHVVVELPQGQRFGSARALRGLRVLSDSLKSDPRISTVKSIVDLKPGTSLLAYSLLYSDLKAARQEYPDFLDAYLSQDAATALVDVVVSDTTSLTSVMDVVRHIRRLGNAGARGLAGARISVGGYAASNVDFQQELLRRFPILIALILGSTAVMLGLVFRSVLIPIKAIVLNTLSVAATFGMIVLVFQDGFGSRYLGLSGPTAAIFVVVPVTVFAAVFGLSMDYEVFLLSRIREEFIRTGDPTRATTDGLSAIASTITSAALIMVIVFGYFAFANVLLLQFLGFGLAVAVFLDATLIRMLLVPAIMNMAGRWNWWPGVRDRAG
- a CDS encoding chemotaxis protein CheB; this translates as MAASAGGVDALGTILSGLPAWFPVPVAVVQHRSTHLPNMLAHVLGRYTTLCVKTAEAGEAPQPGTIYLAPPDRHLSITPDGTFGLADDGTLIHHTHSAADPLFLTAAEVHRDRVIAVVLTGGGDDGAEGARSVGLAGGVVLAQDEATSQVFSMPRATIATSHADAVLPLEAIGPALIRLVQTGSLGPSSSD
- a CDS encoding PH domain-containing protein; translation: MASLDAQLLADEQIVRRARPHWIVFGGPLLLGLAGVALGVALQVTQRHYWYVGAGVVGLALLGAIGPTLRYLSSEFAITDKRIVARFGLLHRRSLETLLSKIEAIEVEQDLTGRLFGYGTLVVIGTGGTRESIPRIPAPLEFRRDVQSQIVALDDRRSRAAAPQAALREERECPYCAERILTRARICRFCGRDVEPL